From the genome of Bacillota bacterium, one region includes:
- a CDS encoding aminopeptidase P family protein — MLINKARAIALMKEHNVDALVASYAANVNYLSGYYSLSQNLIRDTQVYAVITADIETPPVVVAPIGDLDCMADKGPFGPVETYGSFFVYRDHSGEQRPEFDRLWKYHQLERSKTPLDALAQALKRLGVGQSRIAIDTIGMTPAIKKELHAKFDKAQIIEGYDLLKVIRMVKTPEELRRLRESARITEQAIAATLEAAEEGISERELEAVFCRSIVSAGARPLLTCIGVGSRTAMINTIPSDHKLKKGDLIRFDVGCVYESYCSDIARIASFGTPSDKVKQYYQALLDGEQAAINIIKPGITAADVFNKAIAVTRAMGIPHYERHHCGHGIGIECYDLPSITAADTTMLEEGMVINVETPYYELGFAGLQVEDTVVVAKDGFEYLTTYDRSLQVI; from the coding sequence ATGCTTATCAACAAAGCCAGGGCAATAGCACTGATGAAAGAGCATAATGTCGATGCCCTTGTTGCTTCTTATGCTGCCAATGTCAATTATCTGTCCGGTTATTATAGCCTTAGTCAAAACTTAATTCGCGATACCCAAGTGTATGCTGTCATTACTGCCGACATCGAAACACCACCAGTGGTAGTTGCACCAATTGGGGATCTAGATTGTATGGCCGATAAAGGCCCCTTCGGACCGGTAGAAACCTACGGTAGTTTTTTTGTTTACCGTGACCATAGTGGCGAACAACGGCCAGAATTTGATCGTCTTTGGAAGTATCACCAACTTGAAAGAAGCAAAACGCCCCTCGACGCTCTCGCCCAGGCATTGAAGAGGTTAGGGGTGGGACAATCCAGAATTGCAATCGATACTATTGGCATGACCCCAGCAATAAAAAAAGAGTTGCATGCTAAATTTGATAAAGCCCAGATCATAGAAGGCTATGACTTACTTAAGGTAATCAGGATGGTTAAAACCCCAGAAGAGTTGCGGCGGCTCAGAGAGTCTGCTCGTATCACTGAACAAGCGATCGCAGCTACGTTGGAGGCAGCGGAAGAGGGCATAAGTGAGCGCGAGCTTGAGGCAGTGTTCTGCCGCTCGATTGTATCAGCTGGAGCGAGACCGCTTTTGACGTGTATTGGGGTTGGAAGCCGCACGGCTATGATTAACACCATACCATCAGATCACAAGCTGAAAAAAGGAGACTTGATCCGTTTTGATGTTGGTTGTGTGTATGAATCTTATTGTTCTGACATCGCTCGCATAGCCAGCTTTGGCACCCCATCGGACAAGGTGAAGCAATATTACCAGGCATTGCTAGATGGAGAACAGGCTGCGATCAACATTATTAAGCCTGGGATAACTGCGGCCGACGTTTTTAACAAGGCGATTGCGGTCACACGAGCTATGGGCATACCCCATTATGAGCGCCACCATTGCGGTCACGGTATTGGTATTGAGTGCTACGATTTACCCTCAATAACTGCGGCTGATACTACAATGTTAGAAGAGGGCATGGTGATCAATGTAGAGACACCTTATTATGAACTTGGGTTTGCTGGATTACAGGTGGAAGATACAGTTGTGGTTGCCAAGGATGGGTTCGAGTATTTAACCACTTATGACCGTTCTCTACAGGTTATCTAA
- a CDS encoding pyridoxal-phosphate dependent enzyme, whose protein sequence is MDSFVKGLKCINCEEQYPISPMFEGCPRCRSEHFSANVAVDYDYGRISVNLSRQAFAAWKGEGLWKYAPLLPVGPAAYQISLQEGGTPLVKCGRSSEDLGLKVMVKDESRNPTWSYKDRLACVATAKALEFGAAVTTIASTGNHGAATAAYAAKAGLDCIVFTLPTIPLAMKGLMQGYGAKVIATTWAGRFKFITHGVHNLNWYPLGTYATPLPTGNPYGVEGYKTIAYELCLQLDWDVPDLILCPVANGEGFFGIWRGFKEAKLLGLIDKTPRMVAVELMGGPLSHALKENLDYPQTVPARDSVAFSINGTISSYAAFKTIQDSDGMAIEVSDKDIMAAQEILGREGLYAEPASASSIAALCKMKRLGLLTGISSAIGIVTSSGLKDPGSTSQKKGDLPVVEPELKQLAKVLKEHYHFSSSI, encoded by the coding sequence ATGGACAGTTTTGTTAAGGGATTGAAATGTATTAATTGTGAGGAACAGTATCCCATTTCCCCTATGTTTGAGGGATGCCCCCGCTGCCGAAGTGAACATTTTTCCGCTAACGTAGCTGTCGACTACGATTATGGTCGTATCAGCGTTAACCTAAGCCGGCAGGCATTTGCTGCTTGGAAGGGAGAGGGTCTCTGGAAGTATGCGCCTTTGCTACCAGTCGGCCCCGCTGCCTATCAGATCAGTCTTCAAGAAGGCGGAACCCCGCTAGTAAAATGTGGGCGGTCGTCGGAAGATTTAGGACTAAAAGTTATGGTCAAAGATGAATCACGGAATCCCACCTGGTCTTATAAAGACCGATTGGCTTGCGTGGCTACTGCGAAAGCGTTGGAATTTGGGGCTGCTGTTACGACAATAGCTTCGACTGGCAACCATGGTGCTGCGACCGCAGCCTATGCGGCCAAAGCTGGGCTTGATTGTATTGTGTTTACTTTGCCAACTATTCCTCTCGCTATGAAGGGTTTGATGCAAGGTTATGGGGCCAAGGTTATCGCCACTACCTGGGCAGGGAGATTTAAATTTATTACGCACGGAGTTCATAACCTCAATTGGTATCCCCTAGGCACTTATGCAACCCCGCTTCCTACTGGTAATCCCTATGGCGTTGAGGGGTATAAGACTATTGCCTATGAGCTTTGCCTTCAGCTTGATTGGGATGTTCCCGATTTAATTCTTTGTCCAGTTGCCAACGGCGAAGGATTTTTTGGGATCTGGCGCGGATTCAAGGAGGCAAAACTCCTAGGATTAATCGATAAAACACCACGGATGGTAGCTGTTGAGTTGATGGGGGGCCCATTGTCCCACGCGCTGAAAGAAAACTTAGACTATCCTCAGACAGTCCCGGCTCGGGACTCGGTGGCTTTTTCCATTAATGGGACCATCAGCAGTTATGCTGCTTTTAAAACCATTCAGGATTCAGATGGAATGGCAATCGAAGTTAGCGATAAGGATATTATGGCGGCACAAGAGATATTGGGACGTGAAGGTCTATATGCTGAGCCGGCTTCAGCCTCATCTATCGCAGCTCTTTGCAAAATGAAAAGGTTGGGACTTTTGACTGGAATATCATCAGCTATAGGTATTGTTACTTCATCAGGGCTTAAAGACCCTGGAAGTACTAGCCAAAAGAAGGGAGACCTTCCGGTGGTCGAGCCGGAATTAAAACAACTGGCGAAAGTGTTAAAGGAACACTATCATTTTAGTTCAAGCATTTAA
- a CDS encoding aminopeptidase P family protein, translating into MLQFADFKKERIETAMVEHGLTALVASLPENIYYMSGYESIGHQILSRNLIFAVYGVDKNEVSLVIPTAEVPTALERFPNTDIHAFGEFFFTFPAGGIENIENIISRREQDSLRALVKTLHNMGIKRGRVGLDEGRLTPQLWRGLAEACPHLEFVHASNIFSQIRMIKHKHEIALLECSAEIAEQSLFAVLPEIKVGTTELEIGQRYMEEVVARGAIPYFNVVTIDERSAFSDTINTAQAVKDGSIIRFDFGCVYQGYSSDLARTAVVGSYEDKVFEYYQAILFGEEQAVKEIRPGIGADVIFRTAVNRTREAGIPHYNRHHCGHGIGLEIYDWPLLAPDVKIPLEAGMVLCVETPYYELGWGGIQVEDTVEVTRYGARYLSKSSRELIQLSI; encoded by the coding sequence GCAGTTTGCAGATTTTAAAAAAGAACGAATTGAAACGGCCATGGTAGAGCACGGATTAACAGCCTTAGTTGCATCGCTCCCGGAAAATATTTATTACATGTCTGGTTACGAAAGTATTGGTCATCAAATCCTGAGCCGGAACCTTATTTTTGCAGTTTATGGAGTGGATAAAAATGAGGTTTCCCTGGTCATACCGACAGCCGAGGTCCCAACAGCCTTAGAGCGTTTCCCAAATACGGACATTCATGCGTTTGGGGAGTTTTTCTTTACATTCCCAGCTGGTGGGATTGAAAATATTGAAAACATTATTAGTCGCCGGGAACAAGATAGCCTTCGGGCTTTGGTCAAAACTTTGCATAATATGGGGATCAAGCGCGGTCGGGTTGGCTTAGACGAAGGGCGCTTAACGCCGCAATTATGGCGAGGGCTAGCCGAGGCTTGCCCTCACCTCGAGTTTGTTCATGCTTCTAATATATTTAGCCAAATACGTATGATTAAGCATAAACACGAGATAGCCCTACTTGAGTGCTCAGCCGAGATTGCCGAACAGTCGTTGTTTGCCGTTCTGCCAGAAATAAAGGTGGGTACAACTGAGCTCGAAATAGGGCAACGCTACATGGAAGAAGTGGTAGCGCGAGGGGCGATCCCCTATTTTAATGTTGTCACCATTGATGAACGCAGTGCTTTTTCCGATACCATCAATACTGCCCAAGCGGTCAAAGATGGTTCCATTATCCGGTTTGATTTTGGCTGTGTTTACCAGGGCTATTCTTCTGATCTAGCCAGAACGGCAGTGGTCGGTAGCTACGAGGATAAAGTATTCGAGTATTATCAGGCTATTTTGTTTGGTGAAGAGCAGGCAGTTAAAGAAATACGGCCTGGAATAGGTGCCGATGTAATCTTTCGTACTGCCGTTAATCGGACGAGGGAAGCTGGGATCCCTCACTACAATCGCCACCATTGTGGTCATGGGATCGGTCTTGAAATATACGATTGGCCCCTGTTGGCCCCGGATGTAAAAATCCCCCTTGAGGCTGGGATGGTACTTTGTGTAGAAACCCCTTACTATGAACTCGGCTGGGGTGGAATTCAGGTCGAAGATACAGTAGAAGTTACCCGTTATGGTGCGCGTTATTTAAGTAAATCCAGCCGCGAACTGATCCAACTTAGTATTTAA